In 'Nostoc azollae' 0708, the following are encoded in one genomic region:
- a CDS encoding glycoside hydrolase family 43 protein, which produces MPILLFGSQHLGVYYGIGTGAAEAAGTVDEIATPLDFDPNKLQVFPLLRSFYFVNWHYVGNAPPRPDPTLGNNFWATEVAYSDGKFYLSYSVGHEDKNHQLRIAQSDTPIGPYEDIGEPVTDLNTCAFASDPHPFRNDNGQWYLFYARHLLDIEGGVGVGTALVVDLLQNMTKLAGLERVFLGARCHWQGVLANRLMYGKVFDWHTLEGPCVRKHQGRYYCFYSGGCWQTENYGVDYGVADSIMCPYYDGGKEAGPRVLKSVCGYVEGPGHNSIVFSPYGKTEYIAYHAWTTEVGHICLDKLLCTVDGPRCEGPTWTKQTIDVNKSYQKIENLQETKS; this is translated from the coding sequence TTGCCGATCCTTTTGTTTGGTAGCCAGCATCTGGGAGTATATTATGGAATTGGAACGGGTGCAGCAGAGGCAGCAGGAACAGTAGACGAAATAGCCACTCCTCTAGATTTTGACCCCAACAAACTGCAAGTTTTTCCTCTGTTACGCTCCTTCTACTTCGTGAATTGGCATTATGTTGGTAACGCACCACCGCGACCAGATCCCACCTTGGGAAATAATTTTTGGGCTACCGAAGTTGCTTACTCGGACGGTAAGTTTTACCTATCCTACTCTGTAGGACATGAAGACAAGAATCATCAGTTGCGTATAGCCCAAAGCGATACTCCAATTGGTCCTTATGAAGATATTGGTGAACCAGTTACAGACTTGAACACCTGCGCTTTTGCGAGCGACCCCCACCCATTCCGTAATGACAATGGACAATGGTATTTGTTTTACGCCCGTCATCTCCTAGATATAGAGGGTGGTGTAGGTGTGGGAACAGCACTTGTTGTAGACCTACTCCAAAACATGACAAAGCTCGCTGGTCTTGAGAGAGTTTTCTTGGGTGCGCGTTGTCATTGGCAGGGGGTTCTAGCTAACCGCTTGATGTATGGTAAAGTTTTTGATTGGCATACGTTAGAAGGTCCCTGTGTCCGCAAACACCAAGGACGCTACTATTGCTTCTATAGCGGTGGGTGCTGGCAAACTGAAAACTACGGTGTAGATTATGGAGTTGCGGATAGTATCATGTGTCCTTATTATGATGGAGGTAAGGAAGCAGGTCCACGGGTGCTAAAGTCTGTTTGTGGTTATGTTGAAGGCCCAGGCCACAACTCAATCGTTTTTAGTCCATATGGTAAAACTGAGTATATAGCCTATCATGCCTGGACAACAGAGGTAGGGCACATCTGCTTAGATAAGCTCCTTTGTACAGTAGATGGTCCGCGTTGTGAGGGTCCGACTTGGACAAAACAGACTATTGATGTGAACAAGTCCTATCAGAAGATAGAAAACTTACAAGAAACTAAAAGCTAG